The window GAAAAGCCGTGAACAATTTCAAGGTGCATTAAATAACTTAATGAGTCAATATCGTACTGTGGATGAAGATTTCTTTGAGGCGTTAGAAGAAATGTTGATACAAGCGGACGTAGGCTTTCAAACCGTTATGGATCTAACAGATGAATTGCGTGACTATGCAAGAAAAGAGAATATTACAGAAACAATTTATCTAAAAGAAATTATTGTTGAGAAGATTGTAGAAATATATAACCAAGATGAGACACTTGATGAAGAGATGAATATTACAGCTGGTGAATTGAATGTTATTTTAATGGTAGGTGTCAATGGTGTCGGGAAGACAACGACTATTGGTAAGCTAGCTCATCGATACAAAGCACAAGGAAAAACTGTCATGCTTGCAGCAGGAGATACGTTTAGAGCTGGAGCAATCGATCAATTACAAGTATGGGGCGATCGAGTAGGAGTTGAAGTCGTTAGACAAGCTGAAGGCAGTGACCCAGCAGCAGTAATGTATGATGCTGTTCATGCGGCAAAGAAACAAGGTGTTGATGTATTAATCTGTGACACCGCAGGACGTCTTCAAAACAAGAAGAACTTAATGAATGAACTTGGTAAAATCAAACGTGTACTTCAAAAAGTTATTCCTGAAGCACCTCATGAAGTGTTGCTTGCATTAGATGCAACGACAGGCCAAAATGCATTATCACAAGCTAAATCATTTAAAGAAGTCACTGATGTGACAGGCATAGTATTGACGAAGCTTGATGGAACAGCAAAAGGTGGTATCGTTCTTGCAATACGTAATGAATTAAGTATTCCAGTTAAGTATGTTGGATTAGGTGAGAAGCTTGATGATTTACAACCGTTTAACGCTGAACGATATGTCTATGGCTTATTTGCTGACATGATTGAAGCTTCTAATGACGATATGGATAAAGGATGATAATTACATGAGTCAATCTATTGAAGATATAATTTATATTAATGAACTCATCGATATGTACAATCCATTCTTAAGTGAAAAACAACAAAAATATTTAGACCTATATTATGCGAAAGATTATTCACTGACTGAAATTAGTGAACTATATCATATTAGTAAACAAGCAGTGTCTAATAACTTATCAAGAACAATTCAACAATTAGAGGAGTATGAACAGACTACGCAGTGGTTACAAAAAAAGTTGGATATACAAAAACAATTACACAGCATACAGCGTCAGATTGAAAAAATATATTCGGATTCAACAGAAAGTCATCACACTCTGAAAGAAAAAGACGAGTTGAAAGAATCTATAGATGATTTATTAAATATTGTAAATACGTTATAATATATGAATGAACTAAAACGAAATAATATATACACGTTGTAATAACAAATGTATATGATGATAGGGAGTGAGTGTATGGCATTTGAAGGATTAAGTGAACGCCTGCAATCAACGATTCAACAAATTAAAGGTAAAGGTAAAGTGACGGAAGCTGATATTAAAGCAATGATGCGTGAAGTACGCCTTGCATTATTAGAAGCGGATGTTAACTTTAAAGTAGTAAAACAATTTACTCAAACGGTTAAAGAAAGAGCACTTGGTGCGGATGTAATGGAATCATTAACACCAGGTCAACAAGTCATTAAGATTGTTCAAGAAGAATTAACTCATATTATGGGTGATGAACAAACAAAGATTAATATGAGTCAAAAGCCACCAACGGTTGTCATGATGGTTGGTTTGCAAGGTGCGGGTAAGACGACAACTGCAGGTAAATTAGCACTTAATATGCGTAAAAAACATAACAAAAAACCATTACTAATTGCAGGAGACATATATAGACCCGCTGCAATCAATCAACTCAAAACAGTTGGTAAGCAAATAGATATACCAGTATTTTCATTAGGAGATCAAGTTTCCCCAGTGGAAATTGCCAAACAAGGACTACAACATGCGAAAGAGGAACATTTGGATTTCGTTATTATCGATACAGCAGGTAGACTTCATATTGATGGAGATTTGATGGAAGAGCTATCTAACATTAAAGAATTAGTGAATCCAGATGAAATCATGCTTGTTGTCGATGCGATGACAGGTCAAGATGCCGTGAATGTCGCTGAAAGTTTTAATGATCAACTAGATATTACTGGTGTAACATTAACGAAGTTAGACGGTGATACGCGTGGTGGTGCTGCATTAAGTATTAGAGCAGTGACTGAGAAGCCGATTAAATTTATCGGGATGAGTGAGAAGATGGATGGTTTAGAGCCGTTCCATCCTGAACGAATGGCAAGTCGTATTCTCGGTATGGGAGATGTGATGAGTCTAATTGAGAAAGCTCAAGGTCAGATCGATGAAGACAAGGCGAAAGAGATGGAACAGCGTATGCGCAAAAACGAATTCTCTTTCAATGATTTTTTAACGAGTATGGATCAAATGCAAAATATGGGCGGCCTCGAAACAATTCTTGGAATGTTCCCAGGTGTGAATAAAAAAATGTTGAATAATGCGAACTTCGATGAGCGACAAATTGACTATTTCAAAGCGATTATCTTATCAATGACAGATGAAGAGCGAGACCAACCGGCAATTATTAACCCATCTCGAAAGAAGCGTATCGCTAAAGGTTCGGGTAGACCGTTATCTGAAGTGAATAAGTTATTGAAACAATTCAATGAAATGAAGAAGATGATGAAGCAATTCACAGGAAATAAAGGAAAAGGTAAGAAAGGCCGTAAAGGCAACCCATTCGCAGGGATGAACTTGCCATTTTAAAAGATTAAAATACGTTATTTAAATTGATGTCAACATTTTATATTGACGCCTTAAATTAATCTTGTTATAGTATATAAGTATTGAAAAAGAAGGAGTGAATAAATATGGCAGTTAAACTAAGATTAACTCGTATGGGTTCTAAGCGTAACCCTTATTACCGTATCGTAGCAGCTGATGCTCGTGCACCTCGTGATGGTCGTATCATCGAACAAATCGGTGACTACAACCCAGTGGCTAAAGGTACAGCTGAAGAAGTTCGTATCGACGAAGCATTAGCACTTAAATGGTTAGGCGATGGTGCTCAACCGACAGATACAGTTCGTGATATCTTATCTAAACAAGGTATTATGAAGAAATTCCATGAATCTAAACAAAGTAAGTAATTATTTTGTATAGTGAATAAACCACATTCATTCAGTTGGATGTGGTTTAATTTTTTGACCACACAATGTATAATTTATATAAATTAAACCTTAATCATGCGAGAGTATAATATAGTATAAAAGAAGAGGTGTTCTATGATAAAAATCGGCAGAATTGCAAATACCCATGGTATCAAAGGGGAAGTGAAGATTCAGTCAAACTCTGACTTTCTAGAAGAACGTCTGCAAGTTGGCAAAGTCATTCAAGTTAAATATGATGGACAGTTGGTCGAATTGACGATTGCAACGGTAAGAGTGCATAAAGAAATGTATATGTTAACATTTGAAGGAAAAAATAATATAAATGATGTTGAACAATACAAGCAATGTGATGTGTATGCTGACGCACTAGAAGTTGTCGAATCACTTGAAGAGGGTGAGTTTTTAT of the Abyssicoccus albus genome contains:
- the ffh gene encoding signal recognition particle protein, translated to MAFEGLSERLQSTIQQIKGKGKVTEADIKAMMREVRLALLEADVNFKVVKQFTQTVKERALGADVMESLTPGQQVIKIVQEELTHIMGDEQTKINMSQKPPTVVMMVGLQGAGKTTTAGKLALNMRKKHNKKPLLIAGDIYRPAAINQLKTVGKQIDIPVFSLGDQVSPVEIAKQGLQHAKEEHLDFVIIDTAGRLHIDGDLMEELSNIKELVNPDEIMLVVDAMTGQDAVNVAESFNDQLDITGVTLTKLDGDTRGGAALSIRAVTEKPIKFIGMSEKMDGLEPFHPERMASRILGMGDVMSLIEKAQGQIDEDKAKEMEQRMRKNEFSFNDFLTSMDQMQNMGGLETILGMFPGVNKKMLNNANFDERQIDYFKAIILSMTDEERDQPAIINPSRKKRIAKGSGRPLSEVNKLLKQFNEMKKMMKQFTGNKGKGKKGRKGNPFAGMNLPF
- the rimM gene encoding ribosome maturation factor RimM (Essential for efficient processing of 16S rRNA), with amino-acid sequence MIKIGRIANTHGIKGEVKIQSNSDFLEERLQVGKVIQVKYDGQLVELTIATVRVHKEMYMLTFEGKNNINDVEQYKQCDVYADALEVVESLEEGEFLYSQIIGCEVFDYGESIGEVSQIIETGANDVWVVKHKEKEYYIPYIDDVVKSVNVDEQKIIIESLEGMIE
- a CDS encoding sigma factor-like helix-turn-helix DNA-binding protein: MSQSIEDIIYINELIDMYNPFLSEKQQKYLDLYYAKDYSLTEISELYHISKQAVSNNLSRTIQQLEEYEQTTQWLQKKLDIQKQLHSIQRQIEKIYSDSTESHHTLKEKDELKESIDDLLNIVNTL
- the ftsY gene encoding signal recognition particle-docking protein FtsY; translation: MSLFNKLKKAFVPKDEPVKFPEEIELEKLEERKRQQQSVQAHVTDEEHHVEQDIEQETEGVIEPPEEVVFAQDEFDNDSGLMSLEEFEQWESEQIGAKFKQGLEKSREQFQGALNNLMSQYRTVDEDFFEALEEMLIQADVGFQTVMDLTDELRDYARKENITETIYLKEIIVEKIVEIYNQDETLDEEMNITAGELNVILMVGVNGVGKTTTIGKLAHRYKAQGKTVMLAAGDTFRAGAIDQLQVWGDRVGVEVVRQAEGSDPAAVMYDAVHAAKKQGVDVLICDTAGRLQNKKNLMNELGKIKRVLQKVIPEAPHEVLLALDATTGQNALSQAKSFKEVTDVTGIVLTKLDGTAKGGIVLAIRNELSIPVKYVGLGEKLDDLQPFNAERYVYGLFADMIEASNDDMDKG
- the rpsP gene encoding 30S ribosomal protein S16, producing the protein MAVKLRLTRMGSKRNPYYRIVAADARAPRDGRIIEQIGDYNPVAKGTAEEVRIDEALALKWLGDGAQPTDTVRDILSKQGIMKKFHESKQSK